The Brassica rapa cultivar Chiifu-401-42 chromosome A10, CAAS_Brap_v3.01, whole genome shotgun sequence genome segment GAAGATCTCGCCGGACACACGCGCTGCCACTCGCGCTGTCGTACGCGTCGCCACACGCGCCACCGCGTCCACGCGCGTTCTCACCTGAGCATGCCGGAGTCGGGAAGACCAAGGACCGTCACACTCACACGCGCCCACCAGAGATCACCAGCAGGAAGAAGAGATAAGAAGCTCAAGAACCGCGCAGTCTGAAGCTCAACCCGAGAACGACCCATCAAACACCACCGCCGCGCAACCAAACAAGTGGATCTGACAGAGGACGAATCGGGATCTCATTACCACCATGCTCCAACACTCAACCCGATACGCGTCAAGCTGGAAAACCTTGTCAGCCAGAGCTCCCCCTATGCCGAAGACACAGAGCCGTTGAGGTGCAGACGCAGTCCTCAAGCGCTGCAACACACGACGGCCTGACCCATAAGCAAGAGAAAGATCCAGATCTAAACCGAACAAGAAACCGACGACGAAATTCAGGAAGCCGAAGAAGACGAGGACAAACGAGGGAGAGAGACGGAGAAgacaagtaaaagaaaagaaaaaaacgagaGGGGGTCCGGCGGTCGCCTTAAACGGCACGCGGCGACCGCCGGAAAACGGTGAGAAACGGCGAAAACCCTAAATTAGGGGAAGAGAGAGGCGAGAGAATTtttaatagagagagaaagccCGAGAGAATTTTGGAGGTCTATATTCTCACCCAGAATATCATAAAGTTTGGAGGTCTCTTCGTGTTTTGGAGTCATGGAAACGGACGAATCTAATGGCTTACTTGGAGGACACGAAACTGAAGGTTTTCTTATGAGATTTGACGCTGATGCTAATAATTTTGTACTCGAGGTTATCATGCATGCATGTTTTATGTTTACAGTTTACAGTTTACTCTTATCCTGTTGTGGATGTTCACACACTTATCGGTTTCTTCTAGAGGCTTTTAGGTTAACCTGAAGAAGCTCTTACATGTTGATAAGTCCTATAACACCTCATGAGGAGTCATACCTTCCTTCTCTGAAACCTCAACCATAGCTTTTGGCTTCTTACAACTGTCCTTAAACAGCTCATCTTtagttttcttgtttttctcttatGGACAAGTGCAAGTGGCTGTGAACTTTCTGAGACTCGTTTAGGATATGTATATAATGGGGACAAAAATCTGATATAGACCAAATGCctttaaaaaaatctacaacATCCAAACTTAATCTATATGGACCAAGGGCTGTGTAAATGACAGTTTTGCCATTAATGATAACTCAACCTTAGCCATCAGatcttatttttatgttttaatctTAGCCAttgaatttataatttttttttctctctcattCTCTTTCTTTAATTTCAAGCACGTGAACAATTAACAGCCACACAATCTTCCTTATTTTATTCTCTCATTCGACTGAGTATAACTAATATAACTCGTACAACTAAACTGGTTAAAAATTGTATAACTGGTATAACTCGTATATAAATgttataatttatgtataatatGTAGCTACTAGACACGACTAATAAATCATGTTTCACATATAAAATAGACAAGCAAATATCCTAATTGGTATATAATGAGAAAATTTCATCtattttatttagaattttCAGATTGTTGTTAAATTACTATATTATACTCCTAATTTTACATTATATATTTCATACTTTTAAAGTTTGTTAAATACATTAGCCATATTATTATGATAAACAAACATCGAACATATTTTTACAAACCTATGATGTAAAATATTGGTACAGCCCCTAAAACTAGATATATACACAAttgatataatatttattatatatttgacgAGTATTAATGGTACAACTAGTACAACTTTGACATTTTAGAAACTGACAAAACCAATTTGGTATACCATAtgagaaaaacaaacaaatatctTAATTGGTATGTACTCAAAAAGTTtctcttaatttattttaagttttggaaaaataaaataaaagttattacACAATTCCAGAAGTTTACATGATATACCTTATACTTTTAAGGTTTGTTAACTTGTTTGTCCACATAACTTTTGGAAAACATACATGAAAtgtatttttacaaaattgatGATTTTATTGTAACCGGGAAAAGgcatgaaaacataaataagtgGTACAACTGagttaaatatatttactaTGTGGAACAactaatattttggtttttactGCCAAAGTACAACTATGCACAAAGTGGTACAACTcaaaaactagtacaactatgcACAGCCGATACAACTAGAAAACTGGTATAACTACTTGTTATTTaatttagtattgttttaaatatgCATCACGTTTTGAATGTGtatcttattttaaatattttgattgaAACACTAATGTCGAGTAGTTGTACTGTTCTTATATATTACAGTGTAGTTGAACTTGTTGCATTAGTTATACCAAAATACATCTAAATTTTTGGGTTGACTTGATGATTTATGGAGCTTACTAGTGGGCTTAAATGGAGAAGCCATTGATGGTTCCGGAAAAAAATCGCATTGAGGGTCCGGTGGAGATGTGGTTTCTCTCTTGCAGTTCTGAGCCCGTTTATTTGGATTTGACGAAGACCCACCATGGACACTACCGTCGAGCTTCCTCTTTTTCGCCACGACTACACTCTTCTTTGTCGCATCTCTCTTTTTCTTGACTGcgtcttttttatttttcgatGCGGCATCTCTCTTCTTCACAATAAAGGCTTTTTCTCTATCGATGATGGTCACTCTTAATCATCGCCGACGCtcccttatttttatttttccagTGACTCGTGTTTTTTGGAACCATGGTTGAATACTTTTTTGGATCCACATCTACTTTTTTGGCCTTGAGAACAAAaagatgatgatttttttttcaaaaatagtacAACTAGTATAACTTTTACAACTTGTAAATAAATCATTATCCAattcaaatattattaaaaatatacaattcATGTATTTGATACATGCAGGCGGAGAAATATTAGACCAACATGTCTTATTGGTTCTAAATTATCctttttctatcatttttatatgctgataacaaaaaaataaagatcaCCAAATTATTGTAAAGTTGTATTAGTTATACAAGTTTTTCTTGTATCAGCTAGATTGGCTATACTCAATATATTTGTACTAGTTATATTTGTTTtagttgtactagttgtacCAATTTGATTTGTACTAGTTGTATGAGTTGGAGTTGTACTAGCCGTACCAGTTGAAGTTGTACTAGTTGTATTAGTTATACTTCGCGttcttctttattttaaatCTCGTTCATAAAAGATGAAATTTGATTCTAAATAAGatataattgattaaatatGAGTATGAGTTGTTCGATTTGGGTTAAGAAAGAGAAAATTGGAGGATGGTTAAagaaaatttttgattttttttaaggtGAAAGAACATTAATGGAGAAgaaaagaggaggaagaagaagactagGGTTAGAGTTGAATTGGGTTTGGGTATGGATCCAGGTCAGAATCTGGGTAGAATTGCAATGGCATAGATTAGTAAATATGTTTAAGTTATTAGGTCTTATGGTCTTTTCTccctaatttttatttatttttaattcattttaaaaataaaaaaataataggtctatatcagatttttttgatcatttgtggtCTATTTTAGCATTTGATCCATATAATGGCATGATGTTTTATCCAAAACAACAAAATTGTTAATTAAGCTGACAACAGCAAAAAATGACCCAAACATACAAATTTTGGTACTAgagtttttttaagaaaaagaaaactgaaaTTGACAGTCACAGATTTCAAACATACAAAGGGAAAAAGAAATACAAGCAATTCAAACCACTCAACATCCATATAACCAAAAGGATGTATACACAGAAGTCAAGTTTAAAccgtacaaaaaaaaaaagctccaAATCACGCAATGTTGAGATTACTGAAACATGAAGTTCTTCTTTAGTCATCCTTCTTGCTCCCCAACAATTTCATTTTCTCTGGAAAAATGCCACGGAAGAAGAAAATCATTGATGCTACCAAAACTGGAATTAGTATGGCAGAGTATCCAGTCGTTGCAACAAAGTTAAGATAGAGAGTAATCAGAATGACTATTGCAATCACTATCTGCTTTTTCCATTGAACCCTATCATTAACTGCAAATATCAATCAATCATGCCATCAAAATCACTTTTCTCTGAATCCAATTTAGACTATCAATGATTACTCTCAAAGCATATATAATTCAGAGATGTTAACCATACGTACCCTCCTTTTTGGGTTGGTTTTGAAGCGTCAAGTGTGCGAATGAGTCTATTGTCCTCTTTATACCTTCCTAAAGTTACACATTAGTGAAAAGGGTAAGCGAGATATCGAAGCAGAAAGTATGTATCGACCAATGTCTCTAAATAAAAGAAATGGTATAAACCTGAAGTGGGACAACAGGAGCGTAGCCTAAAAGATCCTTAGCTTTTGAGGAATCGAAAGTTCTGCTGCAAGAGAGCAGCCTAACTCTAGAAGGTGTCAGCTGTGGTACTTTCATCCCATATGGTCCCAGTAATTTATACACCAGTTCCACTAGATGTGCTATTGGCATCATGATAATTGCAGGTATCTTTATACTTGGCCTGAAAAGAATAAAATCAAGTAGCGTTAATCTGTCATGAAGcataataaatcaaatttaatgtGTACATTTTCTTTACTTGCATTGTGTAGGACAAAATTAAGAATGCAAACGAAATATTTAACTACGACTAACACAGCATACATAAAGAATAACCAAAAAGAGAAGAACCTTTTTTGTAGCCTGTGATAAAGATAATATACCTATCATAGCCAAGTCCTTCAAGAAGCAGCGACATAAACTCCCAAAATTTAATTGGCTCCATGTTGGTGATGAAGTATGCCTGCACAGCCATTTCATCTCAGATTAAGCTATATTATACACTCCCTAAGTAGAGACGAAGAGATTACtatctatcaaaaaaaaaaaccatagtTCTAGAAAAGTGTAGTCAGTTTCCATGTATTATGTCACCTTTATTATAACCCGAGAAAAAAACTATGTCAAATCGATGTAATATCTATCACCTTATAacctaaccaaaaaaaaaagaagtaaaagacaACTTCAGTGTCCAAATAGTAATAGACTGGAGCCAAAGCCGCATATCTCTGACTCTCTTGATATCCATAGGAATCAGACATAAGGTAGCGTAATGGTTTCATTCATTTTTGACTATAGAACATTATGACAGATCAGACAAAAACAGAGAGGATGTATCTATACACAATAAGATAAGAACAGCGTCAAAAGATAGTGAAAAGTACAAGATGGAATCAAGTGAAACCAAATACCTGGCCGGCAGCTTTTGCAGATACTTCTCCTCCTGATGCTAGAGCTCGCTCAGCACAGACATGGGCGTGCACAACGTTTTCAACATAAGTGAAATCATAGAGGTTACTTCCATCACCTATAATGAACTGGACAGTAAAGATTCTCGTAAGTGCAAAAGACAATTAGGCAAGGCAAAACATGCATACAACAagtcaaatattttaatatgtagCATGCTCATGGATTACACACAGCAAGGATGATGAAACCATCACTAAAGATGAGAGAAGAGAGCAAAAAGGTCGCAAAGAAGATTGCTAGCATTTAGTAGGCCAAGGAAAGAAGATCCAGACCTTGGATTTGCCAGCCCTGGCAGCAGCAACAAGCGATGGAACCAATAATCTATCACCAGGACCAAATATGCTACTAGGACGTATGCAACAAGTGAGCAGTCCATTTCTTCCATTCGCTTTCATGACCAAAGCTTCCCCTTCAGCTTTGGTTGCTGAATACGAGTCATTGTGCTGAACCAATAAAGAATCAAGCTTAAAAACAGCTACACACACTCCAGTTGAAAACAAGAATTCAATACCTTGGATGGGTACGGCATTGTTTCATTGGCATTCAGAATACTGTTGACGCCATCAAAGACGACACTGGGAGAGCTTGTGTAGATGAGCCTCTTTACTCCAACCTCAACACAAGCATCAATCACATTTGTTGTCCCTACACATCAAAACCCATTAATAAGTTTCTTCTTAactttttcaaataataaaagttTCTTGAAAACCTTGAACATTGACTGAATAGTGAAGCTTGTAACTGTTGATTGATGAATCTGGAGCTGCCATGTGAAACACCACCTCCGCTCCTTGAAAAGCTGCTCACGACTCCAAAAACATCAGAGACATATATAATAACCTCAAGattcactgtgaagaacaaacAAGCTTACATTTGATAACTTGAGCTTTATCTCTGAGATCAGCGGAGACGTAGTGAACTCGCCCGGATCTCATTGCTTCGCCGAGAAGTCCCGTCTCCTCGTGAGCCTCCAGCTGTATCGCCGGAGCTAAATCGGCGATGCGGACGTGGAACATCTCGTGGCGTACGAGCATCTCCACGAGATGCCTTGCGGCGAATCCTCTGCCACCGGTAACGACGCACCAGCGCTCCTTCTCCGTAACTTCCATCACCATTGTATTCTCCGCTCACGATTGAAAAACTTATAGTACAGTCGCGCGGAAATTGACGGCGGCGGCGGTGAAGGTAGAAGTCAACGGCTAGAGAGGCTCCTGTGATCGACTATAGACAGAGCGGATAGAATGTTcggagaaaacaaagagaaactTTCTAGTAGATCGGACGGAGGTtgtttactctcttttttttttttttgtaacacaaactGGAGGTtgtttactctctctctctctcatttttccagaaatttttaaaaacgaatatttACTGTATTTTCCAACTagatcttgttttttttttttttttcactgatGTTTATAAACAAGGTGACAAAGTTTAAGAGGGATGGTTACAAGATAAACCCAAAAAATGCCTCAAACAGGTGAGGAGACAGAAGGATGAACCAACAGTTAAGACCAACTTATCAAACCAGTACAAGATCATTAACTAAAGTGTTCTTAAGCCAAAAAGGGTAACCCCTAGCCACATAAGAATGCAACCGGGCTCCATAAGAAGCACTTTCAGCAATGAGCACTGCACCCAGATTAGTTTTACGAAATTCAGAATGAAACTTCCAACATGGAATTAATGATAACGCCAGATTTATCTCTGAAACTTGAAATGCAAAAGATGGCCATGCTTTAGGTCTTGTAACAGCTCCAATCAAATCTTTTGCATCAGTGCCAAAGATAACATTAGAGAACTTTAAACTGGACATACTTTCAATAGCCCAAAGTAAGCATTGAAGCTTTGCATCATCAAGACTATCAATCTGAGCAAAAGCATGACGGCTATGGAGTAGAACCTTTCTTTCATGATTTCTTAGTATCCAAGAAACTCCAACAATCTTAGCTTTCTTATCCCAAGAATATGCTAGATTGCATTTAACCCAAGAAAAAGGAGGAGGAATCCAGATTTGATTAGGAAGCTCATTAGGTGAAGGATGACAATTTTCTATTTCAGCTTCAACTCTTTGAGCTATAAACCAGAGGTCGGCCTCTTCTTTAATTTTTCCAACAGTCTCCAGGGGAGTAAAACATTTACCCTCAAACAACATAGAGTTTCTTCTTTTCCAAATATGCCATAGTGTCCAAGGAAACCGTTTAGCAATATCTGGAGGCAAGGAAGAAGACTTACTTGTTCTAAGTAGATGATGAAAGTTGGAAAACAGAGACCCCGAGGAGAATTCAGAACAGGGCCTTGGGAAGTTTGAAAGTGCCCAAATTTGACGAGCTACGTCACAAGTAAAGAGGAGGTGATTAATAGACTCGCCTTCTAGTCCGCAAGCTTGGCATCTTGAATCAACTTTCATACCCCTTGATAAGATCCTATCAGCCACTGGAAGAGCTTCTGAAAGGACTTTCCAAagaaaagttttgatttttggaGAAGTTTTTAAAGACCAAACCTGAGCTTTGAGGATATTAATCGAGGGCAAGGCTTTGGCTTCAGTATGTAACTGACCATTTGTAATCTGATTCTGCAGCCAGTAGCCTGATTTAACTGAATACTCTCCACTTTTATTATATCTCCAAACCCAAAAATCTTCTTTAGACACCACGGGTCTTGTCTTTAGAATAGAAGCTACATCATCAGGATAGAAAAGAGCTTCCAACTTCTCTTTATTCCACCCTCTCCTGGGGTAGTCAATAAGATCACATACACGAAGATCAATATCGATAATTGGATTTTTTATCAGAGGTCTTCGTGTATTTCCATCCTTGATCCATGAATCAGTCCAGACATGAAGAGAAGAACCATTCCCAACCATTTTAGTAATTCCTTTAGTCAAGAGATCACGACCATGAAGAACACTTCTCCAAGCAAAGGAAGGCCTTGAGGTAAGAGAAGCAGATAGAAAGTCTTCATTCTCAAAATATTTGCTTTTCATAACCTGAGAATACAGGGAGCTCGGATTTTGCAGAATACGCCAAGCTTGTTTAGCTAATAAAGCCTGATTAAAAACTTCTATATCTCTAAAACCCATCCCCCCTTCTTCCTTTGAGAGACACATATGATCCCAATCAACCCAATGAATCTTTCTTTTATCTTCTGAGGAATTCCaccaaaaatttgaaattgCAGATGCTAGAGATTCACAAGTGGTTTTAGGAAGTTTAAAACAAGACATAGCATGAATAGGCATGGCTAAAGCTACTGTCTTGATCAGAATATCTTTTCCACCTTGTGATAGAAGTCTAGCAAACCATCCAGAGAGTCTAGTTTTTAAAGAATCATGGATATACCTGAGCATGTCAACTTTAGATCCTTTAAAACATTCAGGGAGTCCAAGATAAGATCCCATTCCACCTTCTTTTTCAATCCCTAGACTCAGTTTAATCTGTTCTTTCCTTTCAACATCTACCTTACTTCCAAAGGCAATAGATGACTTACTTGGATTTACCATTTGCCCTGTAGCTTCCCCGTACACTCTCAgaattctttttaatttgtcaGCCTGAATAGAGTCAGCTTTGCAGATAAACAAACTGTCATCTGCAAATAACAGATGATGGAGAGAAGGACCTGACTCAGAAAACTGAATGCCTGAGATGCGGTTCAGGGCAGAGGATCTCTTTAGTAAGTGAATCAAGGCTTCAGTACagagaacaaaaagaaaaggagaTAAGGGATCTCCCTGTCTTAAACCTCTCTGAGGAACAATGTATCCATGAGGTTTATCATTGATCAAGACTGAATAAGTAACAGTAGTTACACAAACCATGATCCATTGTATCCATTGTTGATGAAACCCAAGAGCTTGAAGCAAGGCTTTTAAAAACTTCCATTCGACCCGATCAAAAGCCTTCGACATATCGGACTTAATAGCCATATACTGAGATGATAATGTCGGATGAGTAGATAGACTATGAACCACCTCATGAGCCATTATGATATTATCAGAAATTAATCTCTCTGTCACAAAGGCAGATTGTGTTGGAGATACAATAAGGGGCAGGAGAGGTTTTAATCTGTGTGCTAATATCTTGGCTATTATCTTGTATAGTACAGAGCACAAACTGATGGGTCTAAGATCTGACATAAGAGATGAATTTACCTTCTTAGGAATGAGACATAGCTGAGTATAGTTCCACTCAGAAGGTAAATACCCTGTGTCAAAGAAATTGCAGACTTCAGACGTGACTTGATCTCCAATGACTTCCCAAAACTCTTGAAAAAATAAGCTTGTCATACCATCAGCTCCAGGAGCCTTAGAGGGATTGATAGAGAAAAGGGCTTCTCTAACCTCTGATGAAGAAACTTTTCTAATCAAATCCAAGTTCATCGAGTGAGTAACTCTCGGAGTGAAGTTTTGGAATATGTCAGTGAAGTCAGAAGGATTTGAGGAAGAAAATATCGAGTTGAAAAAATCCACCGCGACCATTCCTTTTGAAGCTTCAGATCTTTGCTCTCTTCCATTAATATCAAATAACATCTCGATACTCTTCTTAGACCGATTAGCTTTGACAGAAGCATGGAagaatttagtatttttatcACCTGAATTTGCCCATCTCTCTTTACATTTTTGACTCCAGAAAGATTCTTCATCCTTATAAGCTTTCATTATATCAGATTTGAGAAGATTGAGTAGCTGGAAATTGGGAAAGTCTGAGGACTGTTCTACTTCCAGCTTCGAATGCAGGTCCAGAATCCGAGATTTTGAATTAAGAGAGTTGGTCTTCTTAAGCTTACTCAAGGCTTTGCGGCAAAGGCGAATTTTATCTGATACTGATGCAGCTGCCAGAGGACGAGGACTCTTCCAAGCTTGCGAGATAGCAATCTTAATATTCGGCTGATGAAGAAATCTTCTATCAAATTTAAACTGTCCTCTATAAGAATCTTGAGATGCCATCAGACTTACCAAAACCGGTCTATGATCTGAGCCTCTTTTTTCAAGGAAAGCTTGGTTTGACGCAGGAAACAGACGGTTCCATTCAGTATTTCCAAAACAACGATCAAGCCGACATTGTATCCACTTATTGTTTCTCTTACCTCCCCATGTAAGAGCATTCCCTGTGCTTGGTAACTCAGTCATACGACAAGCTCTGATCATATCCGTGAACGGAGTAAAAGTAGCATCATTCCTAATGGGACCTCCACTTTTCTCACCGTTATGAAGAATGTCGTTGAAGTCACCTAACATACACCAACATTCTTGACGAATAACTCCTATTCTTGAAAGACGCTCCCATAATTTAGGACGATTTACATACATGGGATCTCCATAAACACATGACATGTAAAAACTGAAAGAGTCGAACTGAACCCAACAGTCAAAAAGGTTTTTATCCACAAACTTCAACTCAACCTTTACATTTTTCTTACAAAACAGAGCCAAACCACCACTTCTACCAACTGGTTCTACTGTATATACTCTGCTGTAACCTAACCATTCTTGAATATCTACCAAAACATCACGACTATGCATAGTTTCCATCAGAAACAAAATCTCAGGGAAATAAGTAGAACGAATTTCCTTGAGACGAGGAATCACCAAGTCTTGAGACCGTCCCAAGCCTTGGCAATTCCAGCTCATCAGGCTCATAAATCTTTGGGCAGTCCCTCCATTGGGACCGCCTCGTTAAGCTTTCGCTTGATCTTAGAACCTTGCTTGACTTCATCTTCAGCCTTTCTCTTAACAACCATGTTCTTGTAACTGACTTCATTAATCTTTAAAGCTCCTTCAGTAGGTTGTCTTTTACTTTTAGGAGGTCTTCTACGAGCTCTTCCAGGCTTGAAACCAGTTACCGAACGTGATGTACCAGCTTCTCCAATCTCTGCCGAATTAACCGAAGAGAACTCCATGAAAGATCTTGAATCTTCATAGAAATCGTTTGCTGAGCCTTCAGAATAGAAGTATTGAGGAGTAGATATGTCAATCTTGTTTCTCCCAGCTTGAATAGCAGATGCAAGAAGTTTAGTATGATAACCGGGAGTATGATTAGGAATCTCCGATGAAGACTTGTTCTGATACTCAAAAACATGTCCTTTTCCTTTATCAACTTCAGATGTAATCACCGGAACATTTTCCAGACTGAGAAAAGACTTTTGAGCTACAGGATCACTTCCCAAATCCGCTAGAGAAGCCTTGACTCTGAATTCTCTGATGATTTTCTCGGGACCTGAAGCTGTAAGAAGATACTGCCTCATTCCATCAAGTACTTCTTTGGCAATTCTCTGTCTTCCTGTTGCAGGATTAATCCCAACCTGATTTTCTTCTAAAACCCCAAAGAGAGGATCAGATTCTTTTAAAACCTTGTCTTGAGAATTCTTCAAACCTCTGTTCAAGATGTTACTCTGCTCTGAACTCTTTTCTAGTTGTCGAAGCTTGAAGGGGCATACCGTTTGCTCATGTGTTAAGCGTTGACAATGAAAACATCTTTTATGAATTCTTTCATACTCATATAAGATTGTAGTTTGCTCACCGCTTGGAAGATTAACCACCTTTGTTTTGCGTAGAGGCTTAGAGACGTCGAAGCGAACCAAGACTCTCTCATAATCATTTAGACGCGGCCTAGAGGGATCAAAGGCGACTATCACAACCTGACCAACTAAATCACCAAGAGCTTCAATAGATTTAGCCGTGTAATGATTGACTGGAATGTTACGAAGACGAACCCAGATGTTAACAAAGTTGAGATAATCAGGTGGAGGTCTTTCTTCCCATCTCTCGATAGCTAAGGTCCAATCGTTGAACGAGTGAACCCCTTTCTCATAAACATCTACCAGATCATGTTCGTGTTTGAAGATGAATTAAAATCTTTCTGGTGATAACGCTATTCCACGAACTCGGTCGTATTTCTGCCACTTACGGGGCATCTCCCGaatcaaatttgaaatcttCTGGCAATCGGGATTAAGGATTCTTCCTATCAAACTGATTGAGTTGTTTTGACAAGAGCTGTATTGAGGAAGATCAGGAAGGTCGAAAGGTGTATCTTCCTCTTCTAACGACATAGCTAGAAGGGCTTTATCAAGGGCTGAAGACATGGCCGGTTGAAACCGTTGCCGATAATCTTAGCTTTTTCTGGGAAAGGATAAGAACGTTAAAGGAAACCCAGAAGAAAAGTAAcgtatattgatgaaaaaagaTTAAAAGGACCTAAAAAACTTTAGATCGGGAGTGAGGAAAGGTTTGTCCTAATCAAAAGCTCCAATTCTTTAAGAAGTCTAAGACTCTAAAGGATGGAGAGGCTTAGCTCAAAAGAGAGGATTTTTAGAAAGAGAAACTTCTCTCTAAAAACGCGTTTTTCCCCCGCTTTAACTagatcttgtttttattttaataattatcattaattaattaacaaattaaaaacttATCATTAATTAACTAAAAGGATTTTCTTAGAGATACTTTCTAAAGAATGAGATTTTGAATGTCTAGATGATTTTTGATGATTTCAGTCATGGATTCACATCAATCAAGTAAAATGGGTGGGTATTAATGGTCAACATAATTGTAATacggaaaaataatttttttccaaatttaattttttgtgttGTGGCCATATTCCAGAACATGGGTGCCTACTGCCTAGTCGCGTAGGTATCCAACTAATCACTGTTCAGATATCTCATGCGGCGATTATGACATAATCATCCAGCAAAATCGGAAATCAATTAATTGGCTCATAAAACCAATTAATCGGCCCATTTACAGATTAGTCTAtcttgatgacaaaaaaaaagattagtctATTTATTTATCGATTTATCGGTCAAATTAAGGATTGAATatgtttaaattaaaaactttgaaattaTTTATTGGGCTTTACGAGAAGTTCGGAGTCCAAATATCTTACCATTTCCTTAGcatgtaaattatatatatatatatatatatatatatatatatatatatatatatatatatatatatatatatatatatatatatttgttgaatatcaaatgaaaaaatatattatattatatttttttgtgtatgttataacagaagagagagagagagtgagagataaGTTGGGAGATGAGAGTGAAcgatttaattaattatatccACTTCTCCACgtctatacatatatattttttttggaaagcaCATATCAACAAGTGTGAGTTGACAAAGATGATATAATTATTATGACTAGGACATGTGTTCTTGGAGATGAATAATCATtatgtataatatttctctTTGATTATTCATCTTGTATTAGGCACTGCCTC includes the following:
- the LOC103843901 gene encoding 3beta-hydroxysteroid-dehydrogenase/decarboxylase isoform X1, with protein sequence MVMEVTEKERWCVVTGGRGFAARHLVEMLVRHEMFHVRIADLAPAIQLEAHEETGLLGEAMRSGRVHYVSADLRDKAQVIKSFQGAEVVFHMAAPDSSINSYKLHYSVNVQGTTNVIDACVEVGVKRLIYTSSPSVVFDGVNSILNANETMPYPSKHNDSYSATKAEGEALVMKANGRNGLLTCCIRPSSIFGPGDRLLVPSLVAAARAGKSKFIIGDGSNLYDFTYVENVVHAHVCAERALASGGEVSAKAAGQAYFITNMEPIKFWEFMSLLLEGLGYDRPSIKIPAIIMMPIAHLVELVYKLLGPYGMKVPQLTPSRVRLLSCSRTFDSSKAKDLLGYAPVVPLQEGIKRTIDSFAHLTLQNQPKKEVNDRVQWKKQIVIAIVILITLYLNFVATTGYSAILIPVLVASMIFFFRGIFPEKMKLLGSKKDD
- the LOC103843901 gene encoding 3beta-hydroxysteroid-dehydrogenase/decarboxylase isoform X2, whose translation is MVMEVTEKERWCVVTGGRGFAARHLVEMLVRHEMFHVRIADLAPAIQLEAHEETGLLGEAMRSGRVHYVSADLRDKAQVIKSFQGAEVVFHMAAPDSSINSYKLHYSVNVQGTTNVIDACVEVGVKRLIYTSSPSVVFDGVNSILNANETMPYPSKHNDSYSATKAEGEALVMKANGRNGLLTCCIRPSSIFGPGDRLLVPSLVAAARAGKSKFIIGDGSNLYDFTYVENVVHAHVCAERALASGGEVSAKAAGQAYFITNMEPIKFWEFMSLLLEGLGYDRPSIKIPAIIMMPIAHLVELVYKLLGPYGMKVPQLTPSRVRLLSCSRTFDSSKAKDLLGYAPVVPLQEGIKRTIDSFAHLTLQNQPKKEEKMKLLGSKKDD
- the LOC103844399 gene encoding uncharacterized protein LOC103844399, which gives rise to MSSALDKALLAMSLEEEDTPFDLPDLPQYSSCQNNSISLIGRILNPDCQKISNLIREMPHVYEKGVHSFNDWTLAIERWEERPPPDYLNFVNIWVRLRNIPVNHYTAKSIEALGDLVGQVVIVAFDPSRPRLNDYERVLVRFDVSKPLRKTKVVNLPSGEQTTILYEYERIHKRCFHCQRLTHEQTVCPFKLRQLEKSSEQSNILNRGLKNSQDKVLKESDPLFGVLEENQVGINPATGRQRIAKEVLDGMRQYLLTASGPEKIIREFRVKASLADLGSDPVAQKSFLSLENVPVITSEVDKGKGHVFEYQNKSSSEIPNHTPGYHTKLLASAIQAGRNKIDISTPQYFYSEGSANDFYEDSRSFMEFSSVNSAEIGEAGTSRSVTGFKPGRARRRPPKSKRQPTEGALKINEVSYKNMVVKRKAEDEVKQGSKIKRKLNEAVPMEGLPKDL